One window of the Mixophyes fleayi isolate aMixFle1 chromosome 6, aMixFle1.hap1, whole genome shotgun sequence genome contains the following:
- the LOC142095406 gene encoding CCAAT/enhancer-binding protein delta-like: MSALSISLVPRCASPYAAWCLEPTNFYEKRVNQSPAPCKPRVICKEMEPPMNSSNLAELSAALAIYNDKSAINFSTYIDSMSSLPNLELGNDELFMDLFKSNHKNRKRVELGADYYISRLLAPQCQSQVSHIKQKPEWNDSDNSSFLPCQIAICAQTSMSLQPTSPEPCHQFCMPSTTVSTSCGKDRMSKKNIDHFSPEYRQRKVLALPYKEPWRTK; this comes from the coding sequence ATGAGTGCCTTGTCCATAAGCCTTGTACCTCGCTGTGCGTCTCCTTATGCAGCCTGGTGCCTGGAGCCCACCAACTTCTATGAGAAAAGAGTCAATCAGTCTCCGGCCCCCTGTAAGCCCCGAGTCATATGCAAAGAGATGGAGCCTCCAATGAACAGCAGCAATCTGGCAGAGCTTAGCGCAGCCCTTGCCATTTACAATGATAAAAGTGCCATCAACTTCAGCACCTACATTGATTCCATGTCCTCGCTGCCCAACCTGGAACTGGGCAATGATGAGCTGTTCATGGACCTGTTTAAAAGCAACCACAAGAATAGAAAGCGGGTGGAGTTAGGGGCTGACTATTACATTAGCAGGCTCCTGGCTCCACAGTGCCAATCACAGGTATCGCATATAAAGCAAAAGCCTGAGTGGAATGACAGTGACAACTCCTCCTTCCTGCCCTGTCAGATAGCCATCTGTGCACAGACCAGCATGTCCCTGCAGCCTACCTCCCCGGAGCCCTGCCACCAGTTCTGCATGCCATCCACCACCGTGAGCACTTCTTGTGGCAAGGACAGAATGAGCAAAAAGAACATAGACCACTTTAGCCCAGAGTACAGGCAGAGAAAGGTCCTCGCACTTCCTTACAAAGAACCTTGGAGGACAAAATAA